The Armatimonadota bacterium genome has a segment encoding these proteins:
- a CDS encoding Mu-like prophage major head subunit gpT family protein: MPITKGNVQEVLQDALKTLFFMALEAETDNQYQRIVTIAPSGDGRDGEKYGWLGPTKGMREFKDRRVPQGLVAHDYTIKNKKWEDTLAIEREVIDADQYGQVKLRVQSLAQQAARFKGKLVLQTLAAGATNKCYDGKYFFDTTHQEPNNPKSPVQSNKLTDALSKSSLIAAILLMEGFKDENGELLGIIPDMLVVPPALQFTARELLESVYYPGEGTTTANLAKNTLQGIVDLQVNPYLTDSSDWFLLCTKGVIKPLILQQSDAVELRSLEAASEIGFMTDCYTYGVRERFNVGYGLWQNAVGSIVT, translated from the coding sequence ATGCCGATAACCAAAGGTAATGTTCAAGAGGTTCTTCAGGATGCCCTGAAGACCTTATTTTTTATGGCCCTGGAGGCCGAGACTGACAACCAATATCAGCGCATCGTTACCATTGCCCCGAGTGGCGATGGGCGCGACGGAGAGAAGTATGGTTGGCTTGGCCCGACCAAGGGCATGCGCGAGTTCAAGGACCGCAGGGTTCCGCAGGGACTTGTGGCCCACGACTATACTATCAAGAACAAGAAGTGGGAAGACACACTTGCAATTGAGCGCGAGGTCATTGACGCTGACCAGTATGGCCAGGTCAAACTGCGTGTGCAGAGCCTTGCACAGCAAGCTGCTCGATTCAAGGGCAAGCTCGTTCTCCAGACTCTAGCTGCTGGTGCAACAAACAAATGCTATGACGGCAAGTACTTCTTCGACACGACTCACCAGGAACCCAACAACCCGAAGAGCCCGGTTCAGAGTAACAAACTTACCGACGCTCTCAGCAAGAGCTCCCTGATCGCGGCTATCCTCCTGATGGAGGGTTTCAAGGATGAGAATGGCGAACTCCTGGGGATTATCCCTGACATGCTCGTGGTCCCGCCCGCCCTGCAGTTTACTGCACGCGAGCTGCTTGAGTCGGTCTACTATCCGGGGGAGGGCACTACTACGGCTAACCTGGCAAAGAATACCCTCCAGGGTATTGTTGATCTTCAAGTCAACCCGTATCTGACCGACAGCAGCGACTGGTTTCTACTTTGCACCAAGGGCGTCATAAAGCCGCTTATTCTGCAACAGAGTGATGCTGTGGAGCTCCGGTCTCTTGAGGCCGCCTCGGAGATCGGCTTCATGACTGATTGCTATACGTATGGCGTCCGAGAGCGCTTCAATGTGGGCTACGGCTTGTGGCAGAACGCGGTCGGCAGCATCGTCACTTAG